One window from the genome of Elaeis guineensis isolate ETL-2024a chromosome 5, EG11, whole genome shotgun sequence encodes:
- the LOC105045020 gene encoding DEAD-box ATP-dependent RNA helicase 24, producing MSKRKFGFEGFGINRPATYSFERSQAPQRLYVPPSSRSGGGNDNYEDHDLDNIDYDQPDAPDRQPDAADGEIDPLDAFMEGIHEEIRAPPPPSAKPKDKGDKYPDDEEDDPVESFLRAKKDVGLTLASEALRAGYDSDEEVYAAAKAVDAGLIEYDSDDNPIVLDKKKIEPIPALDHSAIEYESFDKDFYEEKPSISGMSEQDVAEYRKSLAIRTSGFDVPRPIKAFEDCGFSIALMNAIAKQGYEKPTPIQCQALPIVLSGRDVIGIAKTGSGKTAAFVLPMIVHIMDQPELQKEEGPIGVICAPTRELAHQIYLEAKKFAKPYGIRVAAVYGGMSKLDQFKELKAGCEIVIATPGRLIDLLKMKALTMLRATYLVLDEADRMFDLGFEPQVRSIVGQIRPDRQTLLFSATMPNKVERLAREILTDPIRVAVGEVGMANEDITQVVNVIPSDAEKMPWLLEKLPEMIDEGDVLVFASKKATVDEIESQLIQKGFKVAALHGDKDQASRMDILQKFKSGTYHVLVATDVAARGLDIKSIKSVVNFDIARDMDMHVHRIGRTGRAGDKDGIAYTLITQKEARFAGELVNSLVAAGQNVSSELMNLAMKDGRFKAKRDARKGGKKGGGRGKGGSGSGRGVRGVDYGLGIGYNPESANVTSQSVPSRSATVNSLRTGMMAQFKSNFVAATSSPQSDGRNQCSISSSGRPVLRGFVSGGLIGGEAYRLQQAASFTPASKSGGNTSENGNQKNSESSRDRPRERKRPSGWDR from the exons ATGTCGAAGAGGAAATTCGGGTTCGAAGGCTTCGGCATCAACCGGCCGGCGACTTACAGCTTCGAGCGGTCCCAAGCCCCGCAACGCCTCTACGTCCCACCTTCCTCTCGCAGCGGCGGCGGGAACGACAACTATGAGGATCACGACCTCGACAACATCGACTACGACCAGCCCGACGCACCCGACCGCCAGCCTGACGCTGCCGACGGCGAGATCGACCCCCTCGACGCCTTCATGGAGGGCATCCACGAGGAGATCCGTGCGCCGCCGCCGCCCTCCGCGAAGCCGAAGGACAAAGGGGACAAGTACCCGGACGACGAGGAGGACGACCCCGTGGAGAGCTTCTTGAGGGCCAAGAAGGACGTCGGCCTGACGCTGGCATCGGAGGCGCTTCGCGCCGGGTATGATTCGGACGAGGAGGTGTATGCTGCGGCGAAGGCGGTGGATGCCGGGCTGATTGAATATGATTCGGATGATAACCCGATTGTTTTGGATAAGAAGAAGATTGAGCCTATTCCAGCGTTGGATCATAGCGCTATAGAGTACGAGTCGTTCGACAAGGATTTTTATGAAGAAAAGCCTTCAATTTCAG GGATGAGCGAGCAGGATGTTGCTGAATATCGGAAAAGCTTAGCCATACGTACTTCAGGTTTTGATGTACCAAGACCCATTAAAGCCTTCGAGGATTGTGGGTTCTCTATTGCATTAATGAATGCTATTGCGAAGCAGGGTTATGAAAAACCAACACCAATACAGTGCCAGGCTCTACCAATCGTGCTTTCTGGAAGAGATGTTATTGGCATTGCAAAAACTGGTTCAGGGAAAACTGCTGCTTTTGTACTTCCTATGATTGTTCATATCATGGATCAGCCTGAACTGCAAAAAGAAGAGGGCCCTATAGGTGtaatatgtgcccccacaagagAATTAGCACATCAAATATATCTAGAAGCAAAGAAGTTTGCAAAACCTTATGGAATACGGGTTGCTGCTGTCTATGGTGGAATGTCCAAACTCGATCAATTCAAGGAACTCAAGGCAGGTTGCGAGATAGTTATTGCCACTCCTGGAAGACTGATTGACTTGCTGAAAATGAAGGCACTGACAATGTTAAGGGCAACATACCTAGTACTTGATGAAGCAGACCGGATGTTTGATCTTGGCTTTGAACCACAGGTACGATCTATTGTTGGTCAGATAAGACCTGATCGGCAGACACTACTTTTTTCTGCAACCATGCCCAACAAAGTTGAACGACTGGCCAGAGAGATTCTCACTGATCCTATAAGAGTGGCAGTTGGGGAGGTTGGGATGGCCAACGAGGACATCACTCAAGTTGTTAATGTAATTCCTTCTGATGCTGAGAAAATGCCTTGGCTTCTTGAAAAATTACCTGAGATGATTGATGAAGGAGATGTTCTTGTATTTGCATCTAAAAAGGCTACAGTAGATGAGATTGAAAGCCAGTTGATTCAAAAAGGATTCAAAGTTGCGGCCCTTCATGGGGACAAAGACCAGGCTTCTCGAATGGACATTTTACAGAAGTTCAAATCTGGAACATACCATGTCCTAGTGGCGACTGATGTTGCTGCACGTGGACTTGACATAAAATCAATCAAGTCAGTTGTTAATTTTGATATTGCTCGAGACATGGATATGCATGTTCATCGTATTGGAAGAACAGGCCGTGCTGGAGATAAAGATGGGATTGCATACACTCTTATCACACAGAAAGAGGCACGCTTTGCTGGTGAATTGGTCAACAGCTTAGTTGCTGCTGGTCAAAATGTGTCTTCTGAACTGATGAATCTTGCTATGAAG GATGGGAGGTTCAAGGCCAAACGTGATGCAAGAAAAG GTGGAAAGAAGGGGGGAGGCAGAGGAAAAGGTGGAAGTGGCAGTGGGCGAGGTGTGCGTGGAGTTGATTATGGGCTGGGTATTGGTTATAATCCTGAGTCTGCAAATGTAACATCACAATCTGTTCCAAGTCGATCAGCTACTGTTAATTCCCTGAGGACAGGGATGATGGCACAGTTTAAAAGCAATTTTGTTGCTGCCACATCCAGTCCTCAGAGTGATGGTAGAAACCAATGTAGTATATCTTCCAGCGGGAGACCAGTTCTACGTGGTTTTGTTTCTGGTGGTTTAATTGGTGGAGAGGCATATAGATTACAGCAAGCTGCCTCTTTTACTCCTGCCTCTAAGTCAGGAGGAAACACAAGTGAAAATGGAAATCAGAAGAACTCTGAAAG TTCTAGAGATAGGCCCCGGGAAAGAAAGCGGCCATCTGGATGGGATCGTTAA